From the Tenacibaculum dicentrarchi genome, the window TGCTTTTACAACTAATGAAAAAGGACCAAAAACTTCGGTGTGCATTTTAGGATTTGCTAAAAATTCAGTACCTGATACAGCACAAATTGTTGATGCAGCAAAATTTGCTTCAACAGTTTCTGTAATTTGACCAACAACCTGAACACCTGGTTGAGAGGTTACAATTTCAGCATTTGAAACAAAACCGTTTTTAATATTTGGGTGTAACATACACTGTGGTGCAATTGCTACAGTTTTTTCGGCTAAATCTTTTACAAAAGCATCTGTTTGATCTCCTTCAATGGTTAGTAATAAACCAGGGTTTGTACAAAACTGCCCTGTTCCAACAGTAATTGAACCAGCGTATGTACTAGCCGTTTCTGCTGCTTTATTTTTGATAACATTTGGTAATACAACTACAGGGTTGATACTTCCCATTTCAGCAAATACTGGAATTGGTTGGTCTCTTTGTGCTCCTAAATTGTAAAGTGCTCTACCACCTGCAATACTTCCTGTAAAACCAACTGCTTTTACCTTTGGATGTTTTACTAAGGCGCTACCAACAACTCTTCCGCTACCTGTAATGTTTGAAAATACACCGTTTGGCATTCCTGTTTTTTCGGCTGCTTTTATAATTGCTGATGCGACTAATTCACCCGTTCCTGAGTGCATTGCATGCGATTTTACAATTACAGGACATCCTGAAGCTAAGGCACTAGCAGTATCTCCACCTGCGGTAGAAAATGCCAATGGAAAATTACTTGCTGCAAATACCACAACAGGTCCTAAAGGAATTGATGTTTTTCTAAGGTCAGATTTTGGTAAAGGCTGTCTTGTAGGGATAGCTTGGTCAATTGTTACATTTCTCCATTGATCTTTAGCAACGAAATCAGCAAAAGCTCTTAACTGCCCAACCGTTCTACCTCTTTCTCCTTGAGCTCTTCCTTCTGGTAAACCAGATTCTGACATATACATATCAGTAAGTTCAGTATCTAAGGCTAAAATTTCATCTGCGATAGCATTTAAAAATTCGGCTCTTTTTTCTCCTGAAACTTTACGATATACTTTAAAAGCCTTATCTGCTAACTCAACAGCTTCGTTTACCTCTTCTAAAGTTGCTTGATAAAAATCTGTTGGGTTTTGTATATTTAACTTCGGATTTACGGTTTTATGCGTTGTTGTTCCTGATGCTTTTAATTGATTTCCTATATAATTTTTTCCTGTAATCATTTGATTTTATAGATTTTGTTATTTTAAATGTAAGTAGTTTTTACAGTAACATTTAAATAGTTTTAATATAATTTTTAAGAGCTTACTTATGCTTAAATAAATAATT encodes:
- a CDS encoding aldehyde dehydrogenase (NADP(+)), whose amino-acid sequence is MITGKNYIGNQLKASGTTTHKTVNPKLNIQNPTDFYQATLEEVNEAVELADKAFKVYRKVSGEKRAEFLNAIADEILALDTELTDMYMSESGLPEGRAQGERGRTVGQLRAFADFVAKDQWRNVTIDQAIPTRQPLPKSDLRKTSIPLGPVVVFAASNFPLAFSTAGGDTASALASGCPVIVKSHAMHSGTGELVASAIIKAAEKTGMPNGVFSNITGSGRVVGSALVKHPKVKAVGFTGSIAGGRALYNLGAQRDQPIPVFAEMGSINPVVVLPNVIKNKAAETASTYAGSITVGTGQFCTNPGLLLTIEGDQTDAFVKDLAEKTVAIAPQCMLHPNIKNGFVSNAEIVTSQPGVQVVGQITETVEANFAASTICAVSGTEFLANPKMHTEVFGPFSLVVKAKDQAELLNVIDHLEGQLTGTVLAEKEDFDALPAVADALQAKVGRIIFNGVPTGVEVCESMTHGGPYPASSDSRFTAVGLGAIKRWVRPFSFQDWPTELLPTELRN